In one Gossypium hirsutum isolate 1008001.06 chromosome D09, Gossypium_hirsutum_v2.1, whole genome shotgun sequence genomic region, the following are encoded:
- the LOC107931481 gene encoding formin-like protein 20 isoform X6, whose amino-acid sequence MALFKRIFYRKPQERLLEISERIYVFDCCFSTDVLDEDGYKVYMSRIVGQLNDHFPESSFMVFNFKEGERPSQISDILSQYEMTVMDYPRQYEGCPLLPLEMIHYFLRSSESWLSLQGQQNVLLMHCERGGWPMLAFMLASLLLYRKQYSDEQKTLDMVYKQAPKALLQLLSPLNPQPSQLRYLQYISRRNLGSKWPPSETPLFMDCLIFRVLPTFEGGKGCRPVIRVYGQDPKARNNRSSKLLFSNAKTKAQIPYYRKEECALVKIDIHCHIQGDVVLECIHLNEDLVREEMLFRVMFHTAFVQGNILMFYSNEVDKLWDVKYQFPKDFRLEVLFMDPNAVIPPTTGVFATGDENEIESVSKEEYFEVQELFSNAVDAPEAMVDDGSPLAHDKPEQKDMLWEDANGLTNKGWVSDDGKLKQDVNVDSSMDMVKGLFVDDVNYSIDKKMDYGTNAVKEIVGDNGDNQVDPSVFTVDMLKQRETKGMTDVLGKPEVIQDKGHREDTIQLKNLESEVLQQTLEPGVSKPNFEEVLPALEKKAGTGSESTSDPVMVKPNSNQLVSQGFLARQAKPSVVSQLIPSNKGSSTALPTLSSGLALEESNSGANLKGSNAAVVSNDVSFEQGSRKADHLTGPLDSQTEVSTTPIVPTFPPGLQQSVSIPSSTLSPPSPCTPTAPLPPPPPPRSSSLVSRPVQKKAKSKLPLARPFMAAIGNAITRISRAVPPPPPLPHNRAKNVQNVGMVSQTTSASPDISNNQTNALVVPPPPPLPPPPWKAQSSTARTIRHIPPSLLSATLGSSSKGISKLSQLCSLSRSTSTRRNFSHPLTTTSEPCNFRPPPPTTPIQIAMALAFIHGMQSASPPSRSPFSEASSLPLPPSSLHTGHGTSPPPLPPTKDGASPPPSSPLPPQNGAFPPASPSMPPLGSSPPPPPPPPPSTFGALPPSEFDVSPPVHGMTAPPTASCGAPPPPPPTLGAPTPPLGASPSPPPPPPPPLPSLSSTSPPPPPPPPMSSAPPPPPPPFGAPPPPPPIPGAPSPPMAGAPPPPPPPGGRAPGPPPPPGAPGVGPPPPPPLGGKAADMKGRGRGRGAGAAPKRSSLKPLHWSKVTRAIQGSLWDELQRLGEIQISAEIDVSELETLFSAVVPKPATKSAGKSKAAGSKPDVVHLVDLKRANNTEIMLTKVKMPLSDMMAAVLALDDSVLDADQVENLIKFCPNKDEMELVKGYTGDKETLGKCEQFFLELMKVPRVEAKLRVFSFKIQFNTQISEFKKSLNIVNSACEEVRNSLKLKEIMKKILCLGNTLNQGTARGSAVGFKLDSLLKLSETRASNSRMTLMHYLCKVWS is encoded by the exons ATGGCGCTGTTCAAACGCATTTTTTACCGGAAACCGCAGGAACGACTTCTCGAGATTTCCGAACGTATTTACG TATTTGACTGTTGTTTCTCCACGGATGTATTGGACGAAGATGGGTACAAGGTTTATATGTCTAGGATTGTGGGACAGCTAAATGACCACTTTCCTGAATCTTCTTTCATGGTGTTTAATTTCAAGGAAGGGGAGAGGCCAAGCCAAATATCAGACATTTTATCTCAgtatgaaatgactgttatggatTACCCACGGCAATATGAGGGATGTCCTCTGTTACCACTTGAAATGATTCATTACTTCCTTCGATCGAGTGAAAGCTGGTTGTCATTGCAAGGACAACAAAATGTGCTTTTGATGCACTGTGAAAGAGGTGGATGGCCTATGCTCGCTTTCATGCTTGCCAGTCTTTTATTATATAGAAAACAGTACAGTGACGAGCagaaaactcttgacatggtctATAAGCAAGCTCCTAAGGCCCTTCTTCAGCTTCTGTCTCCTTTGAACCCTCAGCCATCCCAGTTGAGGTATCTCCAGTATATTTCTAGAAGAAACTTGGGTTCTAAGTGGCCTCCCTCAGAAACACCTCTATTTATGGATTGCCTGATTTTTAGAGTGCTTCCGACTTTTGAAGGGGGAAAAGGGTGCAGGCCAGTTATACGAGTTTACGGACAGGACCCGAAAGCACGGAATAATAGAAGTTCCAAGCTTCTTTTTTCAAATGCAAAAACAAAAGCACAAATTCCTTACTACCGAAAG GAAGAATGTGCATTGGTGAAAATAGATATTCATTGCCACATTCAAGGGGATGTAGTGCTTGAGTGCATCCATTTGAATGAGGATTTGGTACGTGAAGAAATGCTATTTAGAGTCATGTTTCACACAGCGTTTGTTCAAGgaaatattttgatgttttacaGCAACGAAGTTGATAAGTTGTGGGATGTCAAGTATCAATTTCCAAAGGACTTCAGACTCGAG GTACTTTTTATGGACCCTAATGCCGTCATCCCTCCTACCACTGGAGTTTTCGCAACTGGAGATGAGAATGAGATAGAAAGTGTTTCAAAGGAGGAATACTTTGAGGTGCAAGAGCTCTTTAGCAATGCAGTCGATGCACCAGAAGCAATGGTGGATGATGGGAGTCCATTAGCTCATGACAAGCCAGAGCAGAAAGATATGTTGTGGGAGGATGCAAATGGTCTTACAAACAAAGGTTGGGTGTCAGATGACGGGAAACTCAAACAGGATGTCAATGTTGATTCTAGTATGGATATGGTGAAGGGCTTATTTGTGGATGATGTGAATTACAGTATAGATAAGAAGATGGATTATGGCACTAATGCAGTGAAAGAAATAGTTGGGGATAATGGAGACAATCAGGTCGATCCATCAGTATTTACCGTTGACATGCTGAAACAAAGAGAAACAAAGGGAATGACAGATGTGCTTGGAAAGCCAGAAGTGATCCAAGATAAGGGTCACAGAGAAGACACCATTCAACTGAAGAATTTGGAATCTGAAGTGTTGCAGCAAACGTTGGAACCTGGGGTTTCCAAGCCTAACTTTGAGGAAGTATTGCCTGCTTTAGAGAAAAAGGCTGGGACGGGCTCAGAATCAACTTCAGATCCTGTTATGGTGAAGCCAAATAGCAACCAATTAGTATCTCAAGGCTTTCTTGCAAGGCAGGCAAAGCCAAGTGTTGTATCTCAGTTGATCCCTTCTAACAAAGGCTCTTCAACTGCATTGCCTACACTTTCCAGTGGTCTAGCTTTAGAGGAATCTAATTCAGGCGCCAATCTAAAGGGCTCTAATGCAGCTGTGGTTTCAAATGATGTTTCATTTGAGCAAGGAAGTCGGAAGGCTGATCACCTTACAGGGCCTTTAGATTCCCAAACAGAAGTTTCTACAACTCCAATAGTTCCAACATTTCCCCCTGGTTTGCAGCAATCGGTGTCTATTCCATCTAGCACTCTATCTCCACCATCACCCTGCACACCAACAGCACCACTTCCTCCCCCACCCCCACCCAGATCTTCTTCGTTGGTTTCGCGGCCTGTTCAGAAAAAGGCAAAATCTAAACTACCCCTAGCACGACCTTTCATGGCAGCTATTGGAAATGCCATTACTAGAATATCACGTGCAGTACCACCTCCACCTCCCCTTCCACACAATCGAGCAAAAAATGTACAAAATGTTGGAATGGTTTCACAAACGACATCAGCATCTCCTGATATCTCGAATAACCAGACTAATGCACTGGTGGTTCCTCCACCACCTCCACTACCTCCACCACCATGGAAGGCCCAGTCTTCAACTGCCCGTACTATACGGCATATTCCACCTTCTCTTCTATCCGCAACTCTTGGTAGCTCTTCAAAAGGCATATCAAAACTTAGTCAACTTTGTTCTCTATCTCGCTCCACATCAACACGTCGTAATTTTAGTCATCCCCTTACCACCACATCAGAACCTTGCAACTTTCGCCCTCCCCCTCCCACTACACCAATTCAAATTGCTATGGCTCTAGCATTTATCCATGGAATGCAATCAGCTTCTCCTCCCTCACGCTCTCCGTTTTCTGAAGCTTCATCTCTACCTCTCCCACCATCATCGCTGCATACTGGACATGGCACTTCGCCACCACCACTTCCGCCTACTAAAGATGGAGCTTCACCACCCCCTTCTTCTCCTTTGCCTCCTCAAAATGGAGCTTTCCCACCTGCATCACCATCAATGCCTCCTCTTGGATCTtctcctccaccaccaccaccaccacccccTTCGACGTTTGGTGCCCTACCTCCTTCAGAATTTGACGTCTCTCCTCCAGTGCATGGAATGACAGCTCCACCTACTGCATCATGTGGAGCACCGCCCCCGCCTCCACCTACCCTTGGAGCTCCGACACCTCCACTTGGGGCTTCACCTTCTCCACCCCCACCTCCGCCACCACCATTGCCTTCTCTTTCTTCTACTTCACCACCACCTCCACCACCACCCCCAATGTCTAGTGCCCCACCTCCACCTCCTCCCCCATTTGGAGCCCCACCCCCACCACCTCCTATTCCTGGAGCTCCATCACCTCCTATGGCTGGCGCACCACCTCCACCACCACCTCCTGGAGGTCGAGCTCCGGGACCCCCACCTCCACCTGGAGCTCCTGGTGTTGGACCTCCTCCACCTCCACCATTGGGTGGCAAAGCAGCTGACATGAAAGGAAGAGGGCGTGGACGAGGAGCTGGTGCAGCACCAAAAAGATCTTCTTTAAAGCCATTACACTGGAGCAAGGTTACAAGGGCAATACAAGGAAGCTTATGGGATGAATTGCAAAGACTTGGAGAGATTCAAAT ATCGGCAGAAATTGATGTGTCAGAGCTTGAGACTCTTTTCTCTGCAGTTGTTCCTAAACCTGCTACTAAATCTGCAGGGAAATCCAAGGCAGCTGGATCAAAACCTGACGTAGTCCATCTG GTTGACTTGAAGAGGGCTAATAACACCGAAATTATGCTCACTAAAGTTAAAATGCCTCTCTCTGATATGATG GCTGCGGTGCTAGCTTTGGATGATTCAGTATTAGATGCTGATCAAGTGGAAAATCtcataaaattttgtccaaataaAGATGAGATGGAACTTGTCAAG GGGTACACTGGTGACAAGGAGACCCTAGGGAAGTGCGAACAG TTCTTTCTGGAGCTGATGAAAGTGCCACGAGTAGAGGCAAAATTAAGAgtgttttctttcaaaattcagttCAACACTCAG ATTTCTGAATTTAAAAAGAGCTTAAACATTGTAAATTCTGCATGTGAAGAG GTTCGAAATTCCCTTAAATTGAAGGAGATCATGAAGAAAATCCTTTGTCTGGGAAATACATTGAATCAAGGAACTGCAAGGG GTTCTGCTGTTGGATTTAAGTTGGACAGTCTTCTAAAGCTCTCAGAGACACGTGCTTCTAATAGCAGGATGACACTAATGCATTACCTTTGCAAGGTTTG GTCCTAG